Proteins co-encoded in one Setaria viridis chromosome 9, Setaria_viridis_v4.0, whole genome shotgun sequence genomic window:
- the LOC117836130 gene encoding metacaspase-1, producing the protein MNFGGRAPATIRCKYCSACLTVIHGESAIQCAQCCGVTRLRRSFLRRDAHPGVHSTAPPAGLFPCSRGKKRAVLIGITYAGMRRGCGELRGPVNDVKCMRHLLCQRFGFPSECVIMLTDDQRDPFRLPTKDNIRMAMRWLVQGCSFGDSLVFHFSGLGAQVADDDCDEVDGYDEAICPMDSFQRGPILDDEINETIVRPLVHGARLHAVVDACHSAGVLDLPFFCRTSRSGNWQWEDHRPPSGACKGTSGGQAVLFSGYSDGKSKFSVTPEAFASVGAMTHSFVKAVECEPRGVTYGRLLSSMKAIMTNGDGSCNLQVPIGAPVSKVANFSGVQEPNLSSSEMFDIYRKPFVL; encoded by the exons ATGAACTTCGGCGGAAGGGCCCCGGCGACGATCCGCTGCAAGTACTGCAGCGCGTGCCTCACCGTGATCCACGGAGAGAGCGCCATCCAGTGCGCGCAATGCTGCGGCGTGACGCGACTCCGGCGGTCCTTCCTGCGGCGTGACGCGCATCCGGGGGTCCATTCCACGGCACCGCCGGCGGGCTTATTCCCGTGCTCCCGCGGCAAGAAGCGCGCCGTCCTGATCGGCATCACGTACGCCGGCATGCGCCGCGGCTGCGGCGAGCTGCGGGGCCCCGTCAACGACGTCAAGTGCATGAGGCACCTCCTCTGCCAGCGCTTCGGCTTCCCCAGCGAGTGCGTCATCATGCTCACCG ATGACCAGAGGGACCCGTTCCGGCTGCCGACCAAGGACAACATCCGGATGGCGATGCGCTGGCTGGTGCAGGGGTGCAGCTTTGGCGACTCCCTGGTGTTCCACTTCTCCGGCCTCGGCGCGCAGGTGGCCGACGACGACTGCGACGAGGTGGACGGCTACGACGAGGCCATCTGCCCGATGGACTCGTTCCAGAGGGGCCCCATCCTGGACGACGAGATCAACGAGACCATCGTGCGGCCGCTGGTGCACGGCGCCAGGCTCCACGCCGTGGTCGACGCCTGCCACAGCGCCGGCGTCCTCGACCTCCCCTTCTTCTGCCGCACGTCCAGGAGCGGCAACTGGCAGTGGGAGGACCACCGCCCGCCGTCGGGCGCCTGCAAGGGCACCAGCGGCGGCCAGGCCGTGCTCTTCAGCGGCTACAGCGACGGCAAGAGCAAGTTCAGCGTG ACGCCGGAGGCCTTCGCCTCGGTGGGGGCCATGACGCACAGCTTTGTCAAGGCGGTGGAATGTGAGCCGCGCGGGGTCACCTACGGCCGCCTGCTGAGCTCCATGAAGGCCATCATGACCAACGGCGACGGGAGCTGCAACCTGCAGGTCCCTATCGGTGCTCCCGTCAGCAAGGTCGCCAACTTCAGCGGCGTGCAG GAGCCTAACCTGTCCTCTTCAGAGATGTTCGACATCTACCGCAAGCCCTTTGTCCTGTGA
- the LOC117836131 gene encoding uncharacterized protein, with the protein MAAIPAEAPAPGPPPPSVHQPQRRRRPCVLLSFSAARDRFLRSRFLSAGLRPFSVRLPSPAGTSTVVHLWAPPRPVRRPVLLLHGFGASATWQWAPYLRSLLAAGLDPIVPDLLFFGASWSTLPDRSETFQARTIKAAMDGMGVRRFAVVGVSYGGFVGYRMAAMYPEAVERVVLVSSGVCLEEKDLAAGLFPVADVGEAAELLVPRRPAEVRRLVKLTFVRPPPVMPSIFLKDYINVMGSDHIQEKTELLHALINDRKLSDLPKIRQPTLIIWGEQDQVFPMELAHRLERHLGDNSRLVVVKNAGHAANIEKSKEVCKSIVEYFQEQDSNASTGGRRCSCTDCGKF; encoded by the exons ATGGCTGCTATCCCGGCtgaggcgccggcgccggggccgccaCCTCCGTCCGTGCAccagccgcagcggcggcggcggccgtgcgtCCTCCTCAGCTTCTCGGCCGCGCGCGACCGCTTCCTCCGGAGCCGGTTCCTCTCCGCGGGCCTGCGCCCCTTCTCCGtccgcctcccctcgccggccggcaccAGCACTGTCGTCCACCTCTGGGCGCCCCCGCGCCCGGTGCGGCGCcccgtgctcctcctccacggctTCGGCGCCTCCGCCACCTGGCAGTGGGCCCCCTACCTCCgcagcctcctcgccgccggcctcgaccCCATCGTCCCGGACCTCCTCTTCTTCGGCGCCTCCTGGTCCACGCTCCCCGACCGCTCCGAGACCTTCCAGGCCAGGACCATCAAGGCTGCCATGGACGGCATGGGCGTCCGGCGGTTCGCGGTGGTCGGCGTCAGCTACGGCGGCTTCGTCGGGTACCGGATGGCGGCCATGTACCCGGAGGCCGTGGAGCGGGTGGTGCTGGTGTCTTCGGGGGTGTGCCTGGAGGAGAAAGACCTCGCCGCCGGTCTGTTCCCCGTCGCCGACGTTGGGGAGGCGGCCGAGCTGCTCGTGCCCCGGCGACCGGCGGAGGTGCGGCGGCTCGTGAAGCTCACCTtcgtccggccgccgcccgtcatGCCCTCCATCTTCCTCAAGGATTACATCAAC GTGATGGGCTCGGATCATATTCAGGAGAAGACGGAGCTTCTTCATGCTCTCATCAACGATAGGAAACTGTCAGATCTTCCAAAGATAAGACAG CCAACGTTGATAATCTGGGGGGAGCAGGATCAGGTTTTTCCGATGGAGCTGGCGCATAGGTTGGAGAG ACATCTTGGGGATAATTCTAGATTAGTAGTGGTGAAAAACGCTGGGCATGCGGCCAATATAGAGAAGTCCAAAGAGGTGTGCAAGAGCATCGTTGAATATTTTCAGGAACAGGATTCAAATGCTTCAACGGGGGGAAG GAGGTGCAGCTGTACTGATTGCGGGAAATTCTGA